A window from Alphaproteobacteria bacterium encodes these proteins:
- a CDS encoding zinc-binding dehydrogenase: AHGCDHPILYRDEDFVARVREITDGKGVPVVYDSVGKDTFMKSLDCLAPFGMMVSYGNASGPPDPIAPRELMVRGSLYLTRPMLDHYARDPNDLRTAAAALFDVMAKGAVRPMMDFEYALADAARAHADLEARKTTGSVILIP, translated from the coding sequence CGCCCATGGCTGCGATCACCCGATCCTGTACCGCGACGAGGATTTCGTCGCCCGGGTGCGCGAGATCACCGACGGCAAGGGCGTGCCTGTCGTCTACGACAGTGTCGGCAAGGACACCTTCATGAAATCCCTCGACTGCCTCGCACCGTTCGGGATGATGGTGAGCTACGGCAACGCGTCAGGGCCCCCCGATCCCATCGCGCCGCGCGAACTGATGGTGCGCGGCTCGCTCTATCTCACGCGGCCGATGCTCGATCACTACGCGCGCGACCCGAACGATCTGCGCACGGCCGCGGCCGCGCTCTTCGATGTCATGGCCAAGGGCGCCGTCAGGCCCATGATGGATTTCGAATATGCCCTGGCCGATGCTGCCCGGGCGCACGCCGATCTCGAGGCGCGCAAGACGACAGGATCGGTGATCCTGATCCCCTGA